From Toxorhynchites rutilus septentrionalis strain SRP chromosome 2, ASM2978413v1, whole genome shotgun sequence, a single genomic window includes:
- the LOC129768894 gene encoding zinc finger protein 521-like yields the protein METHFSSCVAGRNITPTGPNICRICLQNGDPVGSDGDNTKEMESILTTIGEYQDRSLYSIMTTICSPLGYNEMSEDMPDRICRSCKWRLLSAYELYDICLRSDEKIRGMMMSKKELPSQQDTYQISVIEEMIDPVDQDYNHDDTGGLENSSYVIGVDYCPITESAQVSDNPADQLEEVQMIVDPNESFFEANYQFGVNGKHCCLICGQQFINKSQCRSHIIVKHDPTRRFKCDVCHYTLASKLQLNRHKAKTHGQEEILDPAIMEKTGNTSIDRFKRHRNAHVVYNRPFKCNICLDRFPNRAQLNQHVKVHQKKPADADGGNEQNELKCDYCDEKLFGKHNLIDHVRRSHWQEPQNEAKKINGY from the exons ATGGAGACTCATTTCTCTAGCTGTGTCGCCGGTAGAAACATTACACCAACAGGTCCCAACATCTGTCGGATTTGTCTCCAGAATGGGGACCCTGTTGGAAGCGATGGAGATAATACTAAAGAAATGGAATCGATCTTGACCACGATCGGTGAATATCAAGATAGAAGTTTGTACAGCATCATGACGACTATATGTTCTCCTCTCGGATATAATGAGATGTCGGAAGACATGCCGGATAGAATTTGCCGTAGCTGCAAATGGCGCTTGCTATCCGCATATGAACTGTACGACATTTGTCTGCGCAGCGACGAGAAAATACGGGGGATGATGATGTCGAAAAAAGAG CTACCATCACAGCAGGATACATACCAAATTTCTGTTATAGAAGAAATGATAGATCCCGTTGATCAGGATTATAATCACGATGACACCGGTGGATTGGAGAATTCATCGTACGTGATCGGGGTTGATTATTGCCCGATAACAGAAAGTGCTCAGGTTAGCGACAACCCAGCCGATCAGCTAGAGGAAGTGCAAATGATTGTAGATCCGAATGAATCTTTTTTTGAGGCAAATTACCAATTTGGTGTTAACGGAAAGCATTGTTGTCTTATATGTGGTCAACAGTTCATCAACAAAAGCCAGTGTCGTTCCCATATTATTGTCAAGCATGATCCCACGAGGCGTTTTAAATGTGACGTTTGCCACTATACACTAGCGTCGAAACTACAATTGAATCGTCACAAAGCAAAGACCCATGGCCAGGAGGAAATACTTGATCCAGCAATCATGGAGAAAACGGGAAACACCTCGATAGATCGCTTCAAACGTCATAGAAATGCTCATGTTGTGTACAATAGACCGTTTAAATGCAACATCTGTTTGGATCGCTTCCCGAATCGTGCTCAGCTGAACCAGCATGTTAAGGTACACCAAAAGAAACCGGCTGATGCGGATGGAGGCAACGAGCAAAACGAATTGAAGTGTGATTATTGCGATGAGAAACTGTTTGGCAAACATAACCTTATAGACCACGTTCGTCGATCCCATTGGCAGGAGCCGCAGAATGAGGCAAAGAAGATAAACGGCTATTGA